A genomic segment from Burkholderia plantarii encodes:
- a CDS encoding beta strand repeat-containing protein, producing MISLSVAGYTVGNLDTVAGVSDALSKYNGNQSESNYTNYLTAVANAAAAITALEPGVGAVFAGNALSANIQNLLVNGQFMSANDIQSTYAAMAGEVVTLAGQGIELAGLSESNINPFTGGATFTVGQLVNFLGYVATATSVGIDASTIKAYIQDSLSNSGVTADASGNYLTTISSLSSSNYICDASNASTMFDIVQGNNTDQLSGAGLTSVSISSDNGVANVIATANNSDIIVSPGVADPTYNLTLSGSNTTVSGINSTVLNGGTYTLNGNQLSVGVASSTINVTDGSTGSISATASQINVSANTNLAVSGDNTIAVSGTNSSIDADNSVVSTISGITVTLSGSNLTVDAQSQDNFQLSGVGYNVDLAASGAPSTFTFEAGSGGVVNGSAATIGVVGTGSNVAAAGNDNSISSSLAGNAFTLDGTDDQVNASGSVIQIASNTLTDEIAGNQNVITDVTGTGTVSVSGAGNTVNVDQTGGNVTIGGNGQSASDADVNYVNFTNDASGTVNVENNSDVTATGSGLTVNGSGNDSIGVVASGSTVNLSGANNEIWVGGNGQSNDSTGLDTVDFASGATGAVQMGDDASAQVNGSDILVYAGTNETLDINGAGSAVDASGSNDDISLSGANEGATVSGQNDDVGVGGAGGSVTIGGNGQSASDADVNYVNFTNGASGTVNVESNSDVTATGSGLTINGSGSDSIGVVASGSTVNLSGAGNDVWVGGNGQSNGDANLDTVNFASGATGGVQMGNDASAQVNGSDILVYAGTNETLGLNGAGSAVNASGDNDYISLSGANEGATVSGQSDAIDIGGAGGSVTVGGNGQSASDADVNYVNFVNGASGTVNVESNSDVTATGSGLTINGSGNDSIGVVASGSTVNLSGASDNVWVGGNGQSNDGASLDTVNFVSGATGDVQMGDNASAQVNGSDILVYAGTNENLDINGAGSAVNASGNNDDISLSGVNEGATVSGQSDAISVGGAGGSVTVGGNGQDASLANDDYVTFLNGATGAVNEEADTRLDVTGNGLTVNASDNDDLGVGGTANVITVASSGTNVWVSGSGQNVSQADDDYVSFLDGATGTVNENADTRLDVTGNGLLVNIANQDDIGLGGNGVSLTAAGGNDSIWVSGTSDSIGLVSSSSSVLNFTADSEAAVTGIGNIINLIGDDVTVYASGDTFGDDSGGYSGDIVFGSGDSGDLSGVDYVNDGSGNNLGGSSGGGDTTGGGDTTGGGDTTGGGDTTGGGDTTGGGDTTGGDDQDPDVGDYSAFGFSGNRATVTTMLSNGVAPVLQDNSTRGNSASITAAKNAFAQAAEMSQDAQTSAGAGPNVLEGARWDSPTITWSFSGASDPQEAQYESSIEQAFATWAAASGLQFQEVSSSASADISINWADLNTASTDAVGYTTFKAAHGVIAAGASISLESPTEDALTSSSGSDPIYAGTEATFYQTVLHEIGHALGLADNADSGSIMNYDLTSSNRTLDQTDINAIEALYGSSAQTAALIQAMAGGAAGSAGASVTPVEHASMQTQLLAGTH from the coding sequence ATGATATCGCTCAGCGTCGCAGGCTACACAGTTGGAAATCTTGATACCGTTGCGGGCGTTTCGGATGCTCTCTCGAAATATAACGGCAACCAAAGCGAATCGAATTACACGAACTACTTGACGGCAGTGGCAAATGCGGCCGCGGCTATCACGGCGCTCGAGCCAGGCGTCGGAGCCGTATTTGCCGGCAATGCGCTATCCGCGAACATTCAGAATTTGCTTGTCAATGGCCAATTCATGAGTGCCAACGACATACAAAGCACCTACGCGGCGATGGCTGGAGAAGTCGTGACTTTGGCCGGACAAGGCATAGAATTAGCGGGTCTGTCTGAATCAAACATCAATCCCTTCACCGGGGGGGCCACATTCACCGTAGGCCAATTAGTGAATTTTCTTGGCTACGTTGCGACTGCCACCTCGGTGGGCATCGATGCATCTACCATCAAAGCCTACATACAGGATTCTTTATCAAATTCTGGCGTGACTGCCGATGCCTCTGGAAACTATTTAACAACTATATCCTCGCTAAGTAGCTCAAATTACATTTGCGATGCCAGCAATGCATCCACGATGTTCGATATCGTTCAGGGAAACAACACCGATCAATTGAGCGGCGCCGGTCTCACTTCGGTCTCGATCTCAAGTGACAACGGCGTGGCGAATGTTATTGCCACCGCCAACAACAGCGACATTATCGTCTCCCCCGGAGTCGCGGATCCCACCTACAACCTGACGCTATCTGGCTCAAACACTACCGTCAGCGGAATCAATTCGACCGTACTCAACGGCGGGACTTATACACTCAACGGTAATCAATTGTCGGTCGGCGTGGCCAGTTCGACGATCAATGTCACTGACGGTTCGACTGGGTCTATTTCCGCCACAGCATCGCAAATCAATGTCTCGGCCAACACTAATCTTGCAGTGAGTGGCGACAACACGATTGCCGTCTCGGGCACCAATTCCTCGATCGATGCGGACAATAGCGTCGTCTCGACAATCTCCGGCATCACCGTCACGCTGTCGGGCTCCAACCTCACGGTTGATGCGCAATCGCAGGACAACTTCCAACTGAGCGGAGTCGGTTACAACGTCGATCTGGCTGCCAGCGGCGCGCCGTCAACGTTCACCTTCGAAGCCGGCTCCGGCGGAGTAGTAAACGGCTCCGCCGCGACGATAGGAGTGGTCGGCACTGGAAGCAATGTCGCCGCGGCAGGGAACGATAACAGCATCTCTAGCTCGCTTGCCGGCAACGCCTTCACGCTCGATGGCACCGATGATCAGGTGAATGCATCCGGAAGCGTGATCCAGATCGCATCGAACACGCTTACCGATGAGATCGCCGGGAATCAAAATGTCATCACCGACGTGACCGGAACCGGCACGGTGAGCGTCTCCGGCGCAGGCAATACCGTCAACGTGGACCAGACCGGCGGCAACGTCACGATCGGAGGCAACGGCCAGTCCGCCAGCGACGCCGACGTGAACTACGTCAATTTCACCAACGACGCGAGCGGCACCGTCAACGTCGAAAACAACTCGGACGTCACCGCGACCGGTAGCGGCCTGACCGTCAACGGCTCCGGCAACGACAGCATCGGCGTGGTCGCCTCCGGCAGTACCGTCAACCTGTCCGGTGCCAACAACGAAATCTGGGTCGGAGGCAACGGCCAGAGCAACGACAGCACCGGCCTCGACACCGTCGACTTCGCGAGCGGTGCGACCGGCGCCGTCCAGATGGGCGACGACGCCAGCGCCCAGGTCAACGGCAGCGACATCCTCGTCTATGCCGGCACGAACGAGACTCTCGACATCAACGGCGCCGGCAGCGCCGTCGATGCCTCCGGCAGCAACGACGACATCTCGCTGTCCGGCGCGAACGAAGGCGCCACCGTCTCCGGACAGAACGACGACGTCGGCGTCGGCGGCGCGGGCGGCTCCGTTACGATCGGCGGAAACGGCCAGTCCGCCAGCGACGCCGACGTGAATTACGTCAACTTCACCAACGGCGCGAGCGGCACCGTCAACGTCGAAAGCAACTCGGACGTCACCGCGACCGGCAGCGGCCTGACCATCAACGGCTCCGGCAGCGACAGCATCGGCGTGGTCGCCTCCGGCAGCACCGTCAACCTGTCCGGTGCCGGCAACGACGTCTGGGTCGGAGGCAATGGCCAAAGCAACGGCGACGCCAACCTGGACACCGTCAACTTCGCGAGCGGCGCGACGGGTGGCGTGCAGATGGGCAACGACGCCAGCGCCCAGGTCAATGGCAGCGACATCCTCGTCTATGCCGGCACGAACGAGACGCTGGGCCTCAACGGCGCCGGCAGTGCCGTCAATGCCTCTGGCGACAACGACTACATCTCCCTGTCCGGCGCGAACGAAGGCGCCACCGTCTCGGGGCAGAGCGACGCCATCGACATCGGCGGGGCAGGCGGCTCCGTCACTGTGGGCGGCAACGGCCAGTCGGCCAGCGACGCCGACGTGAACTACGTCAATTTCGTCAATGGCGCGAGCGGCACCGTCAACGTCGAAAGCAACTCGGACGTCACCGCGACCGGCAGCGGCCTGACCATCAACGGCTCCGGCAACGACAGCATCGGCGTGGTCGCCTCCGGCAGCACCGTCAACCTGTCCGGTGCCAGCGACAACGTCTGGGTCGGTGGCAACGGACAGAGCAACGACGGCGCCAGCCTCGACACCGTCAACTTCGTCAGCGGCGCGACCGGTGATGTGCAGATGGGCGACAATGCCAGCGCCCAGGTCAATGGCAGCGACATCCTCGTCTATGCCGGCACGAACGAGAACCTCGACATCAACGGCGCCGGCAGCGCCGTCAACGCCTCCGGCAATAACGACGACATCTCGCTGTCCGGCGTGAACGAAGGCGCCACCGTCTCCGGACAGAGCGACGCCATCAGCGTTGGAGGCGCGGGCGGCTCCGTCACCGTGGGCGGCAACGGACAGGACGCGTCGCTGGCCAACGACGACTACGTCACGTTCCTGAACGGCGCCACAGGTGCCGTCAACGAAGAGGCCGACACGCGCCTCGACGTGACCGGAAACGGTTTGACCGTCAACGCCAGCGACAACGACGACCTCGGCGTCGGTGGCACCGCAAACGTGATCACCGTGGCGTCGTCGGGCACCAACGTCTGGGTTTCAGGCAGCGGGCAAAACGTGTCGCAGGCGGACGACGACTACGTCTCATTCCTGGACGGCGCTACTGGCACTGTCAACGAAAACGCCGACACACGTCTCGACGTGACCGGCAACGGCCTGCTGGTCAACATCGCAAACCAGGACGATATCGGCCTCGGCGGCAACGGTGTTTCGCTGACGGCGGCGGGCGGCAACGACAGCATCTGGGTCTCGGGCACCAGTGACTCGATCGGCTTGGTGAGCAGCAGCAGTTCTGTGCTGAACTTCACAGCCGACTCGGAAGCGGCCGTCACTGGCATCGGCAACATCATCAACCTGATCGGCGACGACGTTACCGTCTACGCATCGGGCGACACCTTTGGCGACGACTCGGGCGGCTATTCAGGTGACATAGTCTTCGGCTCGGGCGACAGCGGCGACCTGTCCGGCGTCGACTACGTCAACGATGGCTCCGGCAATAATCTTGGCGGTAGTAGCGGCGGAGGCGATACCACTGGCGGAGGCGATACCACTGGCGGAGGCGACACCACTGGCGGAGGCGACACCACTGGCGGAGGCGATACCACTGGCGGAGGCGACACCACTGGCGGAGATGACCAAGATCCAGACGTGGGAGATTATAGTGCCTTTGGTTTTTCAGGCAATCGCGCCACGGTTACCACCATGCTTTCCAACGGTGTGGCGCCGGTTTTACAAGATAATTCGACACGGGGAAACAGTGCATCGATAACTGCTGCCAAAAACGCTTTTGCGCAGGCGGCCGAAATGTCGCAGGACGCACAAACCTCTGCTGGCGCTGGCCCGAACGTGCTCGAAGGCGCTCGCTGGGATTCCCCGACCATCACCTGGAGTTTCAGCGGCGCAAGCGATCCGCAAGAAGCCCAATACGAAAGCTCGATCGAACAGGCCTTCGCCACTTGGGCTGCCGCCTCCGGCCTCCAATTCCAGGAAGTCTCGAGCAGCGCATCGGCCGACATCTCCATCAACTGGGCCGACCTGAATACCGCTTCGACGGATGCCGTGGGCTATACCACCTTCAAGGCGGCTCACGGCGTCATCGCTGCAGGCGCCTCGATCAGTCTCGAATCGCCTACCGAGGATGCGCTTACGAGCAGTTCCGGCAGCGACCCAATCTATGCCGGCACTGAAGCCACTTTCTACCAGACCGTACTGCATGAAATTGGACACGCCCTTGGCTTGGCCGATAACGCCGACTCTGGCTCGATCATGAATTACGACCTGACCTCCAGCAACCGCACGCTCGATCAGACTGATATCAATGCGATTGAAGCCTTGTACGGTTCATCTGCACAAACGGCGGCCTTGATCCAGGCGATGGCTGGGGGAGCGGCCGGCTCTGCTGGTGCCAGTGTCACGCCGGTCGAGCACGCGTCAATGCAGACTCAGTTACTCGCTGGAACGCACTGA